The SAR202 cluster bacterium genome includes a window with the following:
- a CDS encoding ABC transporter substrate-binding protein — MYTEKAGNLRLSLALAFFFLVAAIIACRQNAGTTDVPISSDSPSTSAAAAGSPVTLRLGYFPNVTHAQPIIGLARGYFQEALGPNVKLETKTFSAGPSVIEAIFAKELDASYIGPNPTINGYIRSNGEALRIVAGATSGGALFVVRPESGIATPADLAGKRLATPQLGNTQDVALRAYLAEHGLKTRDQGGDVEVIPTSNATILTLFLKGDIDGAWVPEPWGTRLVREAGATVFLDERDLWPDGDFVTTHLIVRKAFLDKHPDVVARLVLAHVEATDWINENRDAATDLVVKGITDATNAPIARELVVESWKNLRITTDPVASSLHKSAEDAYDLGFLGSERPNLDGIYDLAALQAALQTVRP, encoded by the coding sequence ATCTACACCGAGAAGGCGGGGAATCTCCGCCTTAGCCTTGCCCTCGCCTTCTTCTTCCTCGTCGCGGCGATCATCGCCTGCCGCCAGAACGCCGGGACAACTGATGTCCCGATTTCGTCCGACTCCCCGTCGACGTCCGCCGCCGCCGCCGGCTCGCCCGTCACCCTCAGGCTCGGCTACTTTCCCAACGTCACCCACGCCCAGCCCATCATCGGGCTGGCCCGCGGGTATTTCCAGGAGGCGCTCGGCCCGAACGTCAAGCTGGAGACGAAGACGTTCAGTGCAGGCCCGTCCGTTATCGAGGCGATCTTCGCGAAGGAGCTGGACGCGAGCTATATCGGCCCGAACCCCACGATCAACGGGTATATCCGCTCCAACGGCGAGGCCCTGCGCATCGTCGCGGGCGCCACGAGCGGCGGCGCGCTGTTTGTGGTGCGCCCGGAGAGCGGGATTGCCACCCCTGCGGACCTGGCCGGCAAGCGGCTGGCGACTCCGCAACTCGGCAACACGCAGGACGTTGCGCTCAGGGCCTACCTGGCGGAGCACGGTCTCAAGACCCGCGACCAGGGCGGCGACGTAGAGGTCATCCCCACCTCGAACGCCACAATCCTCACGCTGTTCCTGAAGGGCGACATCGACGGCGCGTGGGTGCCGGAGCCGTGGGGCACGAGGCTGGTGCGAGAGGCCGGGGCGACGGTGTTCCTGGACGAGCGCGACCTGTGGCCGGACGGCGACTTCGTGACAACACACCTTATCGTCCGGAAGGCGTTCCTGGACAAGCACCCCGATGTTGTCGCGCGGCTGGTCTTGGCGCACGTTGAGGCTACTGACTGGATCAACGAGAACCGCGACGCCGCGACAGACCTGGTGGTGAAGGGCATTACCGACGCGACGAACGCGCCGATCGCCCGGGAGCTGGTTGTGGAGTCGTGGAAGAACCTTCGCATAACGACCGATCCCGTCGCGTCCAGCCTGCACAAGTCGGCTGAGGACGCGTACGATCTGGGCTTTTTGGGCAGCGAGCGCCCGAATCTGGACGGGATCTATGACCTTGCGGCGCTCCAGGCAGCGCTGCAGACGGTGCGGCCATGA
- a CDS encoding ABC transporter ATP-binding protein — translation MQSLLSLRAVRKSFSNSRHSTVALDGLTFDVRDGEFVCIVGPSGGGKSTLLNLIAGLDRPDAGEVLFDGAPVTKPGPERIVVFQEAALYPWLNVRANVEFGLKLRGVKGHELRAKVDRFLEMVGLSDFERAHPHELSGGMRQRAQLARALAVEPQMLLMDEPFAALDAQTRETLQQELQEIWSRTGATVLFVTHNVREAVILGDRVIVMSPAPGRVKREITVDISRLRAPNSHAVADLAAEVRAELGTGN, via the coding sequence ATGCAGTCGCTGCTCTCCCTGCGCGCCGTCCGAAAGAGCTTTTCCAACAGCCGCCACAGCACCGTGGCGCTCGACGGCCTCACGTTCGACGTGCGCGACGGGGAGTTTGTCTGCATCGTCGGGCCGTCCGGCGGAGGGAAGTCCACGCTGCTGAACCTCATCGCCGGGCTGGACCGGCCGGACGCGGGCGAGGTGCTTTTCGACGGCGCGCCGGTGACGAAGCCGGGGCCGGAGCGGATAGTCGTCTTTCAGGAGGCTGCGCTGTACCCGTGGCTGAACGTCCGGGCAAACGTCGAGTTTGGGCTCAAGCTGAGGGGCGTGAAGGGCCATGAGCTGCGCGCGAAGGTAGACCGCTTCCTGGAGATGGTCGGGCTGAGCGACTTCGAGAGGGCGCACCCCCACGAACTCTCCGGCGGAATGAGGCAGCGGGCGCAGCTTGCCCGCGCGCTGGCGGTGGAGCCCCAAATGCTGCTGATGGACGAGCCGTTCGCGGCGCTGGATGCCCAGACGCGCGAGACTCTTCAGCAGGAGCTCCAGGAGATATGGTCCCGGACCGGCGCCACAGTCCTGTTTGTGACGCACAACGTCCGCGAGGCGGTGATTCTGGGCGACAGGGTGATCGTCATGTCGCCCGCGCCGGGCCGGGTGAAGCGGGAGATTACAGTCGATATCTCCCGGCTGCGCGCGCCAAACTCGCACGCCGTCGCCGATCTGGCGGCCGAGGTGCGGGCGGAGCTAGGAACCGGGAATTAA